From Shewanella yunxiaonensis, the proteins below share one genomic window:
- a CDS encoding HAD-IA family hydrolase translates to MHSFLRLSPFRAISFDLDDTLYNNKPIIAAAEVQLLRWLQQQYPATAAWSQGDWRNLKLQVLSQQPQLIHDTSATRQAVLHRGLKRLGYDDTVARQGAIDGLNYFYQQRSDFKVSAAVLTLLRELAEYWPLVGITNGNVDEQAIGLDGVFSFVLHPGNGVRMKPFPDLFMMAAEKLDVTPAELLHVGDHPDTDVKGARMAGCQTIWLNPGYGQTARKLPGALLPHCSIASLAQLRPLLLTQHSLC, encoded by the coding sequence ATGCATAGCTTTCTTCGTCTGTCGCCTTTTCGCGCTATCAGTTTTGATCTTGATGATACCCTCTACAATAACAAACCCATCATTGCTGCGGCAGAAGTTCAATTACTGCGCTGGTTACAGCAACAGTATCCGGCAACCGCTGCCTGGTCTCAAGGGGATTGGCGTAACCTGAAACTGCAGGTGCTATCGCAGCAACCGCAACTGATCCATGATACTTCCGCAACGCGCCAAGCGGTGTTGCACCGTGGCTTAAAGCGACTTGGCTATGATGACACTGTAGCGCGCCAGGGGGCTATTGATGGACTCAACTATTTTTATCAACAACGCAGTGATTTCAAAGTGTCTGCTGCCGTGCTGACTTTGTTGCGGGAGTTAGCAGAATACTGGCCGCTGGTTGGTATTACGAATGGCAATGTGGATGAACAAGCGATTGGGTTAGATGGTGTCTTCTCTTTTGTGTTGCATCCCGGCAATGGCGTGCGGATGAAGCCTTTTCCAGATCTGTTTATGATGGCCGCCGAAAAACTGGATGTGACGCCAGCGGAGCTGCTGCATGTGGGGGACCATCCGGATACTGACGTAAAAGGCGCTCGTATGGCCGGGTGTCAGACCATTTGGTTAAACCCGGGTTATGGACAAACTGCCCGTAAACTCCCCGGCGCATTGTTACCGCATTGCAGTATTGCGTCTTTAGCGCAATTGCGCCCCTTGTTGTTAACTCAACATTCACTGTGTTGA
- a CDS encoding HupE/UreJ family protein: MSAVDPRLMPLMLLGISLPVAAQDVVATSGFMSGLLHSFQGMDHILAAFSVGMLCTMLEKRVVCLIPLAFMFFMCLGSIAGILNAPLPVGDSFMALGVVALGVVIALNRNMPISFAMALVGVFAVFHGYEHGAAMPADAAPVTYLGGLMISTIMLQLVGILSGKILIVLDKNSRLIRITGGAIAMCGGYLILALLLQVP, from the coding sequence TTGTCCGCTGTTGATCCCCGTCTGATGCCTTTGATGTTGCTTGGTATCAGCCTGCCTGTCGCTGCCCAAGACGTGGTTGCGACGAGTGGCTTTATGTCGGGTTTGCTACATTCATTTCAGGGAATGGATCATATTCTGGCTGCATTCAGTGTCGGCATGCTTTGCACCATGCTGGAAAAGCGCGTCGTCTGCTTGATCCCGCTCGCTTTCATGTTTTTCATGTGTCTGGGGAGTATTGCGGGCATCTTAAATGCGCCGTTACCCGTCGGTGACTCGTTTATGGCCTTGGGTGTGGTGGCTCTGGGCGTGGTTATCGCGCTAAATCGCAATATGCCAATCTCGTTTGCTATGGCATTGGTTGGGGTATTTGCGGTTTTTCACGGTTATGAGCACGGTGCCGCTATGCCTGCCGACGCTGCCCCGGTAACTTATCTCGGTGGCTTGATGATAAGTACCATAATGCTGCAGTTAGTTGGAATTCTATCGGGAAAGATATTGATAGTTTTGGATAAAAATAGTCGGTTGATCCGCATTACTGGCGGTGCCATAGCGATGTGTGGCGGTTACCTCATCCTCGCGCTGTTATTGCAGGTCCCGTAA
- the ric gene encoding iron-sulfur cluster repair di-iron protein produces the protein MASDIQLSRRVGDFVAEDFRYAHVFTHFGIDFCCGGGRMLDAACTRANANPSEVLQALQHIGETGQKQDKLTRLSLPALIDHIESTHHQYIRRTAPLLLEYADKMVRAHGEKYTEIKPIAGWIKALIADLLPHLQKEEMILFPAIRALSNHEAYESCFGTLQHPVNAMEYEHEEAGQILEKLRGLTNNYQPPAYACTTWKVCYATLAEFEQDLFSHIHLENNVLFPKALKLEP, from the coding sequence ATGGCGTCAGATATTCAACTTAGCCGTCGCGTTGGCGATTTTGTGGCAGAAGATTTTCGTTATGCGCATGTATTCACTCATTTTGGCATCGATTTTTGTTGCGGCGGTGGTCGCATGTTGGATGCCGCCTGTACGCGTGCGAATGCCAATCCATCAGAAGTTCTGCAAGCATTACAACACATTGGCGAAACCGGACAAAAGCAGGATAAGTTAACTCGGTTATCATTACCGGCATTGATCGACCATATTGAATCTACGCACCATCAATACATCAGGCGGACCGCACCGTTACTTCTGGAATACGCGGATAAAATGGTCCGCGCGCATGGTGAAAAATACACTGAAATTAAACCGATTGCAGGGTGGATCAAGGCACTGATTGCCGATCTGCTGCCACACCTTCAGAAAGAGGAGATGATACTGTTTCCGGCAATACGCGCCCTGAGCAACCACGAAGCTTATGAAAGCTGCTTTGGTACGCTGCAACACCCAGTCAATGCCATGGAATATGAACATGAGGAAGCCGGACAGATTTTAGAAAAACTACGCGGTCTGACGAATAATTATCAACCGCCAGCATATGCCTGCACTACCTGGAAAGTTTGCTACGCGACACTGGCTGAATTTGAGCAAGATCTCTTCAGTCATATTCATCTGGAAAATAATGTGCTGTTTCCAAAAGCGCTAAAACTGGAACCGTAA